One window of Mangrovibacterium diazotrophicum genomic DNA carries:
- a CDS encoding efflux RND transporter periplasmic adaptor subunit — protein MKTIMQFKNLSFIAILLAVYSCSNSKGGQTGMAGQVREYNVVSLQPQDITLYKDYPTTLQGSQTVEIRPRVAGYIEEIMVDEGDLVKKGQVLFRLNANDLQAQVRSAEAQVKVAEAQVSTAKINVDKTQPLVDKNIISEFELESAKTALASAEAQLANANANVANAKANLGYTLITSPTNGIIGNFPYRVGSLVSSTITQPLTTVSNTANMYAYFSMNETEFLTMTQDLEGASTKQKLENLPAVDLVLPTSAIYANKGKVETASGIVDQTTGAINIRASFYNPEGVLRSGSSGAVRIPQHYTNAIIIPQKATVEIQNKHFAYTVNEENKVVNTLIEVVTGNLKDSYIVTSGLKAGDKVVLEGISSLRDGTEIKPKVETQQAIDSNSSNQ, from the coding sequence ATGAAAACAATTATGCAATTCAAGAATTTAAGTTTTATCGCGATCCTGTTAGCGGTATACTCTTGCTCTAATTCAAAAGGAGGGCAGACCGGTATGGCCGGGCAGGTACGGGAATACAACGTTGTATCCCTACAACCTCAGGACATCACACTTTACAAAGACTACCCAACAACGCTGCAAGGTTCCCAAACCGTTGAAATCCGTCCGCGGGTTGCAGGATACATTGAAGAAATCATGGTTGACGAAGGTGATCTTGTAAAGAAAGGACAAGTTCTGTTCCGACTGAATGCCAACGACCTACAGGCACAAGTTCGCTCCGCCGAGGCTCAGGTAAAAGTTGCTGAAGCTCAGGTTTCAACGGCGAAAATCAATGTTGACAAAACACAACCTCTGGTCGATAAAAACATCATCAGTGAATTTGAGCTGGAATCGGCAAAAACAGCTCTGGCCTCAGCCGAAGCGCAACTGGCAAATGCAAACGCGAACGTTGCCAACGCTAAAGCGAATTTGGGATACACTTTAATTACCAGCCCTACAAACGGCATCATTGGCAATTTCCCATATCGTGTTGGTAGCTTGGTTAGCAGCACCATTACCCAACCTTTGACCACTGTTTCGAACACCGCAAATATGTACGCGTATTTTTCGATGAATGAAACAGAATTTCTGACAATGACGCAGGATTTGGAAGGTGCCAGCACGAAGCAGAAACTCGAAAATCTCCCGGCTGTTGACCTGGTTTTACCAACCAGTGCGATTTACGCCAACAAAGGTAAAGTTGAAACAGCCAGTGGAATCGTGGATCAAACAACCGGGGCAATCAACATCCGCGCATCGTTCTATAATCCGGAAGGCGTTTTGCGTTCAGGCAGTAGTGGCGCAGTTCGCATTCCGCAACATTATACCAATGCGATCATCATTCCACAAAAAGCTACAGTTGAAATTCAAAACAAGCACTTTGCCTACACAGTTAACGAGGAAAACAAAGTTGTAAACACACTGATAGAGGTTGTAACCGGAAACCTGAAAGATTCATACATCGTGACAAGCGGTCTGAAAGCCGGCGATAAAGTTGTACTTGAAGGAATAAGCAGCTTGCGCGACGGAACGGAAATAAAACCGAAGGTCGAAACTCAGCAAGCGATCGACAGCAACAGCTCCAATCAGTAA
- a CDS encoding MarR family winged helix-turn-helix transcriptional regulator — protein sequence MNTQKPLTYLLGQTMQMVKLCFIAEFKKHDIELSLEQFIILHQLSQNENITQQDLSNELQKDKSIILRQINTLLEKRYVVRLPDKEDKRKKNLILTQKGYDALTFSKSIAQTLSAELLQGVSTEELKNFENVIEKIQRNTGHEPEQCKC from the coding sequence ATGAATACGCAAAAACCACTGACATACTTATTGGGACAAACCATGCAAATGGTGAAGCTATGCTTTATAGCTGAATTTAAAAAACATGACATAGAACTGAGCCTCGAACAATTTATCATCTTACACCAGCTCAGCCAAAATGAAAATATCACGCAGCAAGATTTGTCGAATGAACTCCAAAAGGACAAATCAATAATCTTACGTCAGATTAACACATTGCTCGAAAAAAGATATGTTGTTCGACTTCCGGACAAAGAAGACAAACGAAAAAAGAATCTCATCTTGACCCAAAAAGGCTACGATGCACTCACATTTTCAAAAAGTATAGCCCAAACGTTGTCGGCAGAACTACTCCAGGGCGTATCCACTGAAGAACTAAAAAATTTTGAAAATGTAATCGAAAAAATTCAACGCAATACAGGCCATGAACCCGAACAATGCAAATGTTGA
- a CDS encoding CNNM domain-containing protein: protein MLLFYLLLALGISFLCSVLESVILSVSLPFIYLKEKEKHRSAALLKRIKNNIDRPLAAILTLNTIAHTIGAAGVGAEATKIFGEVYFGIVSAVLTLLILVFSEIIPKTVGALYWRSLALPSARLIQAFIIITYPLVILSELITKAFSRGKISGTVSREEIAMLASVGGEEGVFDELETKTIVNLIQLKNLKVKDIMTPRTVITAAREALSAKEFFEHPPFLQFSRIPVYRDNIDQITGYVLKQDILEHLLEDENNKTLLEEKRSIITCYENISIPKLFEKLLVAKEHIALVISEYGGTEGIVTMEDIIETILGLEITDERDTQADMQQLARDRWLQRRKKNTPKK, encoded by the coding sequence ATGTTGCTATTCTACCTCCTTCTCGCCCTCGGCATTTCTTTTCTATGTTCCGTTTTGGAATCGGTCATCCTCTCGGTCAGTCTGCCCTTTATCTATTTAAAAGAAAAAGAGAAGCACCGGTCAGCAGCCTTGCTGAAGCGGATCAAAAACAACATCGACCGACCGCTGGCCGCTATACTTACATTAAATACCATTGCTCACACGATCGGTGCTGCGGGTGTAGGTGCCGAGGCGACAAAGATTTTTGGAGAGGTTTACTTTGGAATTGTCAGCGCCGTGCTTACATTATTAATTCTTGTGTTCTCTGAAATTATCCCCAAAACAGTAGGTGCATTGTATTGGCGCAGCCTCGCCCTGCCATCCGCCCGGTTGATCCAGGCCTTTATTATTATTACCTATCCGCTGGTCATTTTGTCCGAACTGATTACAAAGGCTTTTTCGCGCGGCAAAATTTCGGGAACAGTGAGCCGCGAAGAAATCGCCATGCTCGCTTCAGTAGGTGGAGAAGAAGGTGTGTTCGACGAACTGGAAACCAAAACAATCGTCAACCTCATCCAATTGAAGAACCTTAAAGTGAAAGATATTATGACTCCGCGAACCGTAATAACGGCAGCGCGCGAAGCACTTTCTGCAAAGGAATTTTTTGAGCACCCACCCTTCCTTCAATTCTCTCGCATTCCCGTTTACCGCGATAACATCGATCAAATTACCGGTTATGTGCTAAAACAGGATATATTGGAACATTTGCTGGAAGACGAAAACAACAAAACTCTGCTGGAGGAGAAGCGTTCTATTATTACATGTTACGAAAATATCAGTATTCCAAAATTGTTTGAGAAGCTACTGGTCGCGAAGGAACACATTGCTTTAGTTATCAGTGAATATGGCGGCACGGAAGGGATTGTAACGATGGAGGATATTATTGAAACAATCCTGGGGCTCGAGATTACCGACGAAAGAGACACCCAGGCAGATATGCAGCAACTGGCGCGAGACCGCTGGCTACAACGCCGGAAAAAGAACACACCGAAAAAATAA
- the nifH gene encoding nitrogenase iron protein, with amino-acid sequence MRKIAIYGKGGIGKSTTTQNTVAGLAEMGKNVLVVGCDPKADSTRLLLGGLAQKTVLDTLREEGEDVELDDIIKPGFKGTRCVESGGPEPGVGCAGRGIITSINLLEQLGAWDEKYKTDYTFYDVLGDVVCGGFAMPIRDGKAEEIYIVVSGEMMAMYAANNICKGIKKYAQAGTVRLGGLICNSRKVDNEQEMIEQLASQIGTQMIHFVPRDNMVQHAEINRKTVIDHAPTHPQADEYRALARKIDANEMFIIPNPLEIEQLEKLLIDFGIAN; translated from the coding sequence ATGAGAAAGATAGCTATTTATGGAAAAGGTGGTATCGGTAAATCTACCACAACTCAAAACACAGTTGCCGGATTGGCAGAAATGGGAAAAAACGTATTGGTAGTTGGTTGCGACCCTAAAGCTGACTCTACTCGTTTGTTGTTAGGTGGTCTGGCACAAAAAACTGTTTTGGATACCCTGCGTGAAGAAGGAGAAGATGTGGAATTGGATGACATCATCAAACCAGGTTTTAAAGGTACCCGTTGTGTTGAATCAGGTGGTCCTGAACCAGGTGTAGGTTGCGCTGGTCGTGGTATCATCACCTCAATCAACTTGTTGGAGCAATTGGGTGCTTGGGATGAAAAATACAAAACTGACTATACTTTCTACGATGTACTTGGTGACGTTGTATGTGGTGGTTTCGCAATGCCTATCCGTGATGGTAAAGCTGAAGAAATCTACATCGTTGTATCTGGAGAGATGATGGCAATGTACGCTGCTAACAACATCTGTAAAGGTATTAAGAAATATGCACAAGCCGGAACTGTTCGTCTTGGAGGTCTGATCTGTAACTCTCGTAAAGTAGACAACGAGCAAGAAATGATCGAACAATTGGCTTCTCAAATCGGTACTCAAATGATCCACTTTGTTCCTCGTGACAACATGGTTCAGCACGCTGAGATCAACCGTAAAACTGTAATCGATCATGCTCCTACACACCCACAAGCTGACGAATATCGTGCTTTGGCCCGCAAAATCGATGCTAACGAAATGTTCATTATTCCTAATCCGCTTGAGATTGAACAATTGGAAAAATTGTTGATCGATTTCGGTATCGCAAACTAA